CATTCTTGGAGGCTCACCCCGTCTTCGGCGGCTTCGCCGCCGCCTCGGTCTTCGACCTCGGTTACGATCTGCTGGGCTAGCAGATCGCTCCCATACGCCGAACGAAACGATCGCATCTCTCGTAAGACGCTCGGGAATCCCGGTAGACTCTGGCATCGTATTTCTACTTGGCCTGTCTTCAGGAGATCTTCATCATGCGCTTCCACCTTCCCAGTCGCCTGCTTCTCGCGCTCGTCGCCGCACTGCTCGTCTTCCCGGTCTTCGCCGAGGCGGACGCGGCGCCCAGCACCGTCGCTGACGAACCCGTTCGCCTGACCCTGGACGACATTTTCTCGCCGGCGGCGATGATGCCGCGCGGCCCGAGTTCCTTCGCCTGGTCGCCGGACGGCGCCACTCTGGCCTTCCGCGACCGGGACGACGAGGGCGAGGCCCTCTGGCTGCTCGACGCGACGGAAGGTGAGCGCAGCGCGCTACTGCGACCCGAGGAGGACAGCGAAGGCGAAGGCGGAGACGCCGGCGGCGGGCACCCCGGCGGAGGCGCCGGAGTTGGCACCTTCCACTGGGCACCGGACAGCTCTTGGCTGCTGCTCGAACGGGACGACGATCTCCATCGCCTCGATCGCGCCAGCGGCGAGGTCACCGCCCTGACGGACAACGAACTGGAGGAAAACGATCCGAAGATCTCGCCGGACGGCCAGCACATCGGCTTCGTGCGGGACGACGACCTGTGGGTGCTGGAGGTGGCGAGCGGCGACGAGACGCGCTTGACCTTCGACGGGCGCCACAACCGGATTTTGAACGGCACCACCGACTGGGTGTATTGGGAGGAGCTGTGGGGTCGCGCCGGAACCGGCTTCTGGTGGGCGCCGGAGGGAGACCGCATCGCCTTCTACCGCTTCGACGAAGAGGGGGTGCCGACCTATCCGCTGATCGACTTTCAGGGTACCTACCCGGTGATCGAGCACCAGAAGTACCCGAAGGCCGGCCAGACCAATCCGCGAGTGCGGGTCGGCGTGGTGGAGGTCGACTCCGGCGAGCTTCTGTGGCTCTCGACCGGTGACGACGACCGCGAATACCTGGCCCGGGTCCACTGGCGGCCGGACGGCGAGGCGATCGCCGTGCACCGCATCAACCGCGACCAGAACCGCCTGGACATCCTGCTGTGCGGCACCGACGACGGAGCCTGCGAAACCGTCTACACGGAAACGGCGGAAACCTGGGTGTACATCGAGGAGAAGTTTCAGTTTCTTTCAGACGGCGGCTTCGTGCGGGATTCGGAGCAGGACGGCTGGCGCCATCTCTACCGCCACGGAGCGGACGGCGCGATGACGGCCCAACTGACGGACGGCGACTGGGCGGTGTCCTCCGTCGAGAGCATCGACGAAGGGCGCGGCGAGGTCGTGTTCACCGCCTTCGGCGAGGGGCCGATGGGAGCCAAGGACCGGCGGGTGATGGCCGTCGCCCTGGACGGCGCCTCAGCGCCCCGTGCGCTGACCGAGGGCGCAGGCTGGCACCGGGCGCGGGTCGCTCCCAAGACCGGGCACTGGGTGCACGAGCACAGCCGCGCCAACGATGCCGGCGGGCGGGTGGTGAAAACAGCCGACGGCCGCCAGATCGCCGATCTGTCCTCGCAGCCGCCGGCGCTCGATCCCGCTGGGCTGCCAAAGTGGGAGTTCTTGACCATCCCCGGCCCCGAAGGTTCGAATCTGCCGGCTCGCCTGATGTTGCCGGCCGGCGTCGAGCCGGGGGACGAAGGTACAAAACGCCACCCGGTGATCATGTACCACTACGGCGGCCCGGCCTCGCAGGTGGTGCGGGACGCTTGGAGCGTGCGGGACGGCTGGAGCCGGATGATGGCGACCCGCGGCTTCGGGGTGCTGATGGTGGACAACCAGGCTTCGGTATTCTTCGGCAAGACCGGCGCGGACCGCGTTCACCGGCGCTTCGGCCCGACCAACCTGGCGGCCCAGGAGGCGGCGGTGGCGTGGCTGAAGGAGCAGTCCTGGGCGGATGCGGAGCGTATCGGCCTGTGGGGCTGGTCCGGCGGCGGCTCGAACACCCTTTACTGCCTGTTCAATAGCCCGCGCACCTGGAAAGCCGGCGTGGCCGGCGCCCCGGTGACTCGCTGGGACCTCTACGACACCATCTGGACGGAACGCTACCTCGACCACCCGGAATCGAACGAAGAGGGCTACCGCCTATCGTCGCCGGTGACCCACGCGGAGAACCTGGATTCCGCCCTGCTGGTGATCCACGGCGTGGCGGACGACAATGTCCACCCGCAGAACACCCTGGTGCTAGCCAACGCCCTGATCCAGGCCGGCAAACCCTTCGAACAGGGCATCTACCCGGGGCAGAAGCACGGCTTCCGCGGCAAGTCCGCGCGCCACTTCTACGACCACATGACGCGGTTTTTCGAACGGGAGTTGTCGAACAGATGACGTCGGCAGATTGTCATCTGTTCGACAACTTTTGGTTCTAGGGGGGCTAAAGGCGCCCCCCTAACCCCCCGTCCTCGGCGGGCTACTCGCCCGCCGCTTCGCCCTTCGGGCTCAGGGCGCAAAGATCACCCAGACAGGTACAGCGGACCTTACTGACGAGAGTCAGCTCCACGGTCCCGCCGGGCCACGATTGATCCTTTGTTGCTCTAAAGAAACCTAGTCCACGCGGCGCATGACGAGGGACCCGTTGGTCCCTCCGAAGCCGAAGGAATTGGTGATCGCCGCTTCGAGGTTCGGCACCTCGCGGGCTTGGTGGGGTACGAAGTCGAGATCGCAGCCTTCGCCGGGCTCGTCGAGGTTGAGGGTGGGAGGCAAGGTGCGCTCCTTGAGCGCCAGGGCCAGGATGCCCGCTTCCAAACCGCCGGCAGCGCCCAGCAGGTGGCCGGTCGACGACTTGGTGGAAGACACCGCCAGCCGGTGGGCGTGATCGCCGAAAATGCGGTGGACGGCCTGCACTTCGCCGAGATCGCCCAGCGGCGTGGAGGTGCCGTGGGCGTTGATGTAGCCGATCGTCTCCGGCGCCACCTCGGCGTCGGACAGGGCCTCCGCCATCGCCCGGGCGGCACCGTCGCCATCCGGTAGCGGCGCCGAGATGTGGTACGCGTCACCGCTCATGCCATAGCCAACGATTTCGGCGTAGATCTCCGCCCCGCGCGCCTTGGCCGCCTCCAGCGTTTCGAGCACCAACACCCCGGCTCCCTCACCGATCACGAAGCCGTCGCGGTCCTTGTCCCACGGACGCGAAGCTTTTTCCGGCTCGTCGTTGCGGGTCGAAAGCGCCCGCATGGCGGCGAAGCCGGCAAGCGAAAGCGGGGTGATCACCGCTTCGGTACCGCCGGCGAACATGACGTCCGCATCGCCCCGCTGAATCAGTCGGAAAGCGTCCCCCACGGCGTGCAGGCCGGTGGTGCAGGCGGTGCAGGGCGCCGAGTTGGGGCCGCGCAGGCCGTGGCGGATGGACACCTGCCCGGCCGCCATGTTGACGATCAGGCCGGGAATGAAGAACGGTGATACGCGCTTCGGCCCGCGGTTGAGCAGGGTTTCGTGCATCGACTCGATGAGCGGCAAACCGCCGATGCCGGAGCCGATCATGGCCCCGGCCCGGTCGCGATCGACGTCATCGAGCACCAGCCCCGAGTCCTCGAGGGCGAAGTCCGCCGCCGCCAGGGCGTAGTGGATGAAGGTGTCGCTCTTCTTGACTTCCTTCTTGTCCACAAAGTCTTCCGGATCGAAGCCGTGGACCTCGCCGGCGATGCGCGACGGATAGTCGTCGGTGACGTCGAACCTGGTGATCCCGCCGATGCCGCTCCGCCCGGCGAGCAGACCTGTCCAGTTGACCTCTGTACCGATACCCAAGGGCGACAGGAGGCCGACTCCGGTGATGACCACGCGGCGTTTCATGGCAGGAAGCTGTTGGGGTTGAGGGATTGGGCCCGGAAGCCCGGAAGGGAGATCAGTTCTCGCTCTTGGGGTTGGCGTCGATGTACTTGACGGCGTCTTCGACGGTGGCGATCTTCTCCGCCTCCTCGTCCGGAATCTCGATTCCGAACTCTTCCTCGAAGGCCATCACCAGCTCGACGATGTCGAGGGAATCGGCTCCCAGATCATCCGTGAAGCTCGCGCCGGTGGTGACCTCATCAGACTCCACACCGAGCTGCTCGACGATGATTCCCTTGACCTTATCTTCAGTAGACATAGTTCGTTTTCCTCCTTCTGGCAGTCTCTCGGACCACGCGGTTGTAACACAAAGGCTCCGGTGAGTCTATGTACAGAGCCTCAGATATACAGTCCTCCGGACACGTTCAGAACGTGGCCGGTAATGTATCCCGCCTCGTCGCTGGCCAGGAAGGCCGTGGCGGCGGCGATGTCGTCAACGGTTCCGATCCGTTTCAGGGGGATGGCTCCGGTCAGTTCTTGGCGCGACGCTTCCGGCAGCCGCTCGGTCATCGCCGTGGTGATGTACCCCGGCGCCACGACGTTCACGGTGATGCCCCGGCTCCCCAGCTCCTTAGCCAGCGACTTGGTGAAGCCGACGAGGCCCGCCTTCGAGGCGGCATAGTTGGCCTGGCCGGGATTGCCCATCAGGCCGACCACCGAAGAAACCGACAGGATCCTCCCCCAACGCTTGCGCATCATGCCCCGCACGAGCGCCTTGGTCAATACGAAGGCGCCGGTCAAGTTGGTGCGGAGCACCCGGTCCCAGTCGTCCAAGGACATGCGGGCGAGCAGATTGTCGGCGGTGATGCCGGCGTTGTTGACCAGGATCTCGACCTCCGCCGGCAGCTCCGCCACCCGCTCCTCGACGGCCGCCCCGTCGGAAAGATCGAGGGGGAAAACGTGTGCCGTGCCGCCCGCATCGGTCAGCTCCGCCGCCACCTGCTCGAGGCGCTCTCGGTTGCGCGCCGCCAGGATCACCGTCGCCCCGTCCGCCGACAAGCGGCGCGCGATGGCCTCACCGATGCCCTGCGAGGCCCCGGTCACCAGGGCCGTCCTGCCTTCGAATCTCGTCACGTCGTTCTCCCGCAAGTTTTGAGCTTCCGCCCCAATCGGGCGAAATCTCGTCGGCCGAAAGGGTATCTCAGTCAGGCTTCCAGCGCGCGGTAGGCCTCCGCCTCGCCGATGGCGACCTGGCTGGAGCCGCGGGCGATGCGCCGGATCATGCCGCAAAGCACCTTGCCTGGGCCGAGTTCGCAGAAGCGCCCGACCCCCAGCTCGCCGACCATCGTCTCGATCGACTCCACCCAGCGCACCGGGCTGTCGATCTGCCGCACTAGCGCGTCGCGCGCTTGGGCGCCGGAGGTCACCGGCCGGGCATCGACGTTGGTCACCACCGGCACCGACGGATCACGAAACTCCGTCGCCGCCAGCGCCTCGGCCATGGCCTCCCGGGCCGGCGCCATCAACGAACAGTGGAAGGGCGCGGACACCGGCAGCATCACGGCTTTCTTGGCGCCGGCCGGCTTCGCCAGTTCAACGGCGCGTTCGACGGCGGCCCTATGGCCGGCGATCACAATCTGCCCCGGCGCGTTGTAGTTCGCCACGGAGCACACCTGGTCGCCGGCGGCCTCGCCGGTGATCGCCGCCAGCGCATCGCCATCGAGGCCGAGAATCGCCGCCATGGTGCCCTCCCCTGCGGGCACGGCGAGCTGCATCTGCTCGCCGCGGCGGCGCACCAGGCGTAGAGCGTCGGCAAAGGTCAACACCCCGGCCGCCACCAGAGCGGAGTACTCGCCAAGGCTGTGGCCGGCCACCGCTGCGGCTTCGAACTTGCCGGGGCCGGCCTCCCGGTCGCGGGCCACCACGCGATGAACCGCGGTGGAAACCGTCAGCAGTGCCGGCTGGGTGTTGGCGGTGAGGCGAAGGTCCTCTTCCGGACCTTCCCAGCACAGGGTCGACAGAGCAAAGCCCAAAACGTCGTCGGCTTCGGCGAAGACGTCCCGCGCCTCGCTCCAGCCTTCCGCCCAGTCCTGGCCCATGCCCACCTTCTGGGATCCCTGGCCGGGAAACACAAATGCCGTCTTCGCCATGACCTTCAGACTCCCTCTCTTCTAAATTTAAACTTCAGCTCACCGGCGCTTCGAGCGGGCGACTTCCCAGCAAACGCTCTTCCTCACTGTGCAGCTCGGCGATCTTGTCGCGAATCTTATGGTGGAGGTTCGCACCGCAGAACTCCACCGCCCGCCGGATCGAACTCAAAATCGCCCGGTCGTTCGACCGGCCGTGGCCGATGAAACAGCCGCCCTCGACCCCCAGCAGCGGTGCCGCGCCGTACTCGCGGTAGTCCGTACGGCGGCGGAACTGGTCGAAGGCCGGTTTCGCCATCAGGTAGCCGAGGCGGGTGTGCACCCCCTTCTCCAGCTCCTCCCGCAGCATGCGGCCGAGGAGCTGGGCGAGGGATTCGGCGCTCTTCAACACCGCGTTGCCGACGAAGCCGTCGCACACGATCACGTCCACCGCCCCGTTGAACACGTCGCTACCTTCGACATTGCCGACGAAGTTGAGGCCGGTGGTCTTGAGCACCTTGAACACCTCGCGGGTCAAATCCGTGCCCTTGCTCTCTTCCTCGCCGATGGAGAGCAGGCCGACTTTGGGCGCCGGTGTGCCCACCACCTCCTGGGCGTAGAAGTGGCCCATCACAGCGAACTCCCGGAGCTGCTCCGGCCGGGTATCGACGTTGGCGCCGACGTCGAGCAACACCGTCCTCCCGTAACCGTTCGGCAGCACCGCCGCCAACGCCGGCCGATCGACTCCGGCGACGGTCCCCACCACCATCTTGGCGCTGATCATGGCGGCGCCGGTGTTGCCGGCGGAGACCATCGCCTGCGCCCGCCCATCGCGCACCAGTTCGGCGCAGCGACGGATGGAAGACTGGCGTTTCTTTCGGATGGGGGTGATCGCCGGCTCGTCCATCCGGACGGCCTCCGGCGCGTGAACCACTTCAATGCGCTCGGCCCGCATGCATTCGGCGGCCTTGGAACCGCCGGACTTCAGCTCTCTGCGGATCGCCTCTTGGTCACCGACCAGCAGGATCCCGGTGCCGTCTTCGTGGGCCGCGCGGCAGGCGCCGCGCACCACCGCCCGTGGCGCGTGGTCTCCTCCCATGGCATCGACGGCGATCCACATCAGCAGTTTTCGGCAGTCCGCAGGACGGACCTGAGAAAGCGAAATTCTAACAAAGGCCCGCGTCTTCACCGCAGGCCGCAGTGAGCCTCTCGCAGCCCGCGACCGGGCCCGAAGGGCGAGGCGGCGGCAGCGCCGCCGTGGACGGGGGTGAACCGCAAGGAACAACGTTTCTTGCGGTGAGGGGGGCGCCCTAGCCCCCCTGACATCCCGGTCAGCAGACCTGCTGAAAAGATGCGCGAAGCGCTTCTCCAGCAGTCTGCTGACTAGAGAAGGTCTTTGGGCTCAATGACGTCGCGGCCGCGGTACGAACCGCAGGCGCGGCAGGCGCGGTGCGGCATCTTGGTCTCACCGCACTCGGGGCACAGCGACGCGCTCGGGCGCGAAAGGGCGTCATGGGCCCGGCGCCGGTCACGGCGAGCCTTGGATGTACGTCGTTTTGGATTGGCCATGGCTTCTAACCTTTAGCTGCGGACCGGCCTCATCGCCGGTCCAGAATTCTTCTGTTTCGTCCTGCCCTTTCGCCCATCGTCAATTGGACAGGCGGTCCTTGAGCTGCGCGAGAGCGGCCCAGCGCGGATCCGGCTCTTCTTGGCCGCAGTCGCAAGTCCCGTCGTTCAAGTCCTCGCCGCAGCGTGCGCACAGTCCCCGGCAGTCGTCCCGACAGAGGGGCTGCATTGGCACGCCGAGGGTTAGATGCTCGATCAGCAGCGGCCACGTATCGAACTCCTCACCGTCGTGGTAGAGGATCCCGAGATCGTCCGCCCGGAGTTCGATCTCGTCGTCTTCCGGCGGTTCGTCGATCACCACCAGCAGTTCGACGTCCCCTTCGAGGTCGCGCTCGAACTCCGTCAGGCAGCGATCACAGCGCAGCCCTTGACTGGCTTCGAGGCGGGCGCGCAGAAAAAAACCGCCCTCTACCTCCACCACCCGACCGCGCCAGATGACCGGCCCGAGGACCACCAGCTCGTCGATGCCGCCCAGTTCCCCCACCGGCACCAACAGCGTTTCGTCCCATTCGATGGGCTGAACCCGCGCTTCATCGAGACGAATCTTCATGGTGAGAACCGGAGTGATCGAGGACGCTCGGCAACCGCCGAGCGCGATCCGGGATCAAATAGTACCGATCCCCGAACCGAACGATGAGCCTACGCTAACGGGAGAACGCCTGTCAATTAGGCTTTGGCCGGGCAAATCCCCAAATCCACCAACCGCTCGGAGACGGCAGACAGCAGCTCTCCCTCGCCGTCCTCGATGCCCAGATCCGCCAGGTGGGCGCCCACCGCCTCGTACAGGTCGCTCGCCACGTCCTCCTCCGGATAGGGCGCCAGGGGCGGCACCGGCGGGCTCGGCTGGAGCTTCCGCCGCACCGTCTCCTCCACCGCCCGGGCGTAGCCGGCGGCGGTGTGCTCCAGGGTGTGTGCTCCGAGCATGTAGCGGCGGGCGTTGGCGCCGAGGGAGCGGCGCAGGCCGGCATCTCCGGCCAGCAGCTCGAGGGTGCGAGCAAGGGTCTCTTCCTCGCCCTGGCGGGGATCGATCTTGGCGACACAACCGTCCGGAATCTCGGCGAAGGCGCCGGCGTCGCTCACCACCACCGCCTTGCCAAGGGCGAGCAGGCGCATCAGCACCGCCGAGGTTTCGCCGGCGGTCGGATAACGCAGATTGAGGGCGATGTCGGAAACGGTCAGGTAGCGCTGGAAGGTCACCATCGGTGTGCGCCCGATCCAACGAACGCCCACCCCCAGCTCGCCGGCCAGGCGCTCCGCGAGTTCGAGGCGCGGGTCGGCATCGCCCACCAGCAGGAATAGGGCCTCCGGATACCGCCGCCGCAGCCGAGCGAAGGCCCGCAGGCAAACATCGATGCGCTTCGGCCGCGACAGGAAGCCATAGGTCGCCACCAGCAGCCCGGCGGCGGGCAGATCGAGCGCCGCTCGCAGGGCTTGTCGGTCGCCGGCCTCGGCTTCGGCCCCCAGGCTGAAGTGCTGCGGCACGGCGAACACCTCCGCCGACGGGCGGCTGGCGAGGATCCGCTGCCGCGCGGTCTCACCGTGAACGATCACCGCCCGCGAGGCATCCACCGCCCGCTCGAAGAGCGGATAGCGCCAAGGGTCCACCGGAATGCCGGTGGTGAGCATGCGGCGGCCCAGGCGATGGCCGGTCGATCCGGCGCAGTAGCGCAGCAGTTGGAGGTACGCGTCGGCGTCGCCGGCCACCACCGTCAGCTCCCGCAGCATGTGGTGCAGCACATACTCGTGCAGCACCAGCACACCCGGCACCTCCTGCAGCGCCCGGTAGAGCGGCCCATGGAAGAGCGGGTGGTTGCCGATCTGGTAGACCGCCGCGTCGTACTCCCCGGCGCGCCGCGGAAAATCGCTCACCGGCCGCACCGTGAAGCCTTCGGCCAGCTCCTCGCTCGGTCGGTAGTCCGCCTCGGTGTAAAGGTCGAGGTTCCAGTGCTCGGCCAAGGCCGGCAGTAGCTCGGCGCTGTAGTCGGCGATCCCCGAGGGGCGCGGCGGAAGCGGGCTCAGGTAGGCGACGCGCATCGCTCCCCCCTACTCCGTCAGCCGCGCGATGACGTGGTCCCAATCGATATCCGCCACGGCGCCTTCGCCAGCGGCGCCGAGGCGGCTGGCGAGTTCGCGGTCCGCCGCCAGGGCCGCCATGCGCCGGCCGAGGGCGGCATCGGCGCCGGCCTCACACACGTATCCGTTCTCGCCGTCCACCACGAATTCGAGCACCCCGCCGGCGTCGGAAGTGGTGAGCACCGGCTTGCCGGCCTTGAAGGCCTCGATGGTCACATAGCCGTAGTCCTCGTCGAAGGGGGCGTAGAACACCGCCAAGCAGTCCCGGTAGTAGGACACCAGCTCGTCATCCGACACCCAGCCGGGCAGCTCCAGCCGGTCGGCCACCCCCAACTGCTCCGCCAGGGCCTCCAGCTGCTCGCGCTCCGGCCCGCGGCCGGCGATCACGCAGCGCACCCCCGGCGCATGGGGCATCGCCCGGATCAGCAGTTCAAAACGCTTCGGCTGCACCAGCCGGCCGGCCGAAAAAACGTAGTCGCCACTCTTGTTCGACTCTGGGCCCGGCGACAGCCGTGGGGCGAGCTTGGAGGGCGGGTACAGACTCTCGGCGGTCAGCCCCAAGTGGCGCTCCAGGCGTCCGGCGACGTTCTGCGAAATGGCAAAGCGCCGGCGCGCCTCGGACAGGCTGCGGCGATCCATGGTGTGGACCATCTCGACCACCCGCTCGTCGCGCGGCGAGTCGTCGAAGTTCGAGTAATGGGTACCGCGCAGGTCGTAGATCTGGCGCACCTGGTGCACCAGCCACACCACCTTGCGCGGATGGCGCACCAGGTAGGACGGAAAGCGGGTACAGATCACCCGGTCGATGGTCTTTTCCTCGACGGCGGTGACGTCGAGGAGGCGCCAGGCAAGAGCGCTTTCCAAGAGCGCCCGGCGGCTCGCCATGCTGAAGGGCAGCCGCACCAGCTCGACCTCGAAGTCGCGCTTCGCCAGCTCCTCGACCAGCGACTCGGCGAGGATCTCTGCGCCGCCCCACAGGAAGGGCATCTGGCTGTTGCAGACCAGAATGCGCTGGCTCATTCGGTTCCGTCCCCTGCCCGCTCCGGGTCGTCAGCCAGCCGCTCTTCGAGGGTGCGCAGCCGGCGGTCGATGCCGTCGAGGGCTTCGAGCAGGCGCTCCTGGGAGCCGGTGAGTTCCTCCAGCAGCTGCCCGGCGATGCGATTGTAGGCGTTCTGCTGCTCCAGCACCGGCCGGGCAAACCACTTGGCGAAGAGGTGAAAGAACCCCTTGCGGGCAAAGACCAGCAGCCGCCCCAGCACCGGCCGTGGCGATACCGGCAGCGGCTCGTCGACAAACTCCCGGCGGCGCAGCTCGGCGAGCTGCAGGCGGGTTTCTTCGCGTCGTTCGCCGAGGCTCGCCAATTCGCCCTGGCGCAGGCGCACGCCAGCGCGCACCCGCTCCAGCACTTCGGCGACGCGCTCGCGATCCACGAGGTTCTCTTTCGGCGGCGGATGTTCGCTCACGGGGACTCTCCGGTGAAACTCAAAAAGACGCTCAGGTAGCGCAGGTCCTGGCTGTTGCGGTCGGTCCGCTGGGGCACCCAGCCGTCCGTTGTCTCCAGGGTGAACCGGTAGAGGTGATCCGGCGGCCCCTGGGGAAAGAAGCCGAGATTCCGAGCCGTCTCTTGAAGCGGCAATTCCACCTCCATCCCGCTGCGCTTGGCCGGCGTGTCGAAGCGCACCGTCAGTCGCCGGCGGCCACTGTCCAGGGTCAACACATTCTCCGCCAAGGGCGAGTACACGGTGAACCGCAAGGAATCGAGCGGCTCCGGCGACGCCACGATCACCTCGCTCTTCGAATCGCCGCGCACCCAGATGCCGTGCGGGTGGCGCTCCTGCCCAAAGAAGTTGTCGCGTCGCAGCACCCAGTTGCCCTGCCCCCAATTGCGCTGGAAGTAGCTTGGGATGCGACCGTTGGGCAGCAGGGTCAGCTCCAGCGGCAGGGCCTGGAAAGGCCGCGAGCGGACGTGGGTCTGGAGGGTGAACTCCGGCGCGATCATCATCACCGGCACCGCCACCACCGAGGCGGTCCACAGACCGGCGGCGGCGAAGGGGGCTAGCAGCGACCAGCGGGCGCGGAAGATCCCCGGCAGGAACAGCAGCGCCGGATAGATCGAGGCGAAATAGCGATTGCCGATGAAGCCCGCCCCGCCGTGGTAGTTCCCCGGCCGCAGCAGGAAGAGGAGCAAACAATAGGCGGCCGCCGAGAGCAGCAGCAGCACCCGATAGCGACTGCGCGGCTTGGCGAAAAACAGTCCCAGCGCCAGCAGGGCGAAGGGGTAGTACGGCAGCAGACCGGTGTGCCGCCCGACCAGGAAGTAGCCGACATTCCGCGCCAGCACCGGCAAAGTGGTCGCCGGCCGCACGCCGGACCAAGAACCGAAGCTGGTGCCCTTGTAGAGCTCCCACAGGTCGCCTTCCGCCTCCAGCGGGAAAGTGGCCTCGAAGGAGCGCCGCTGAACATCGCGATAGGGGCTCCAGTGGTCCGTCAGCTTCCACTGCAGGCCGATCAACAGGCCACCGGCCACCAGCGCGCCGGCGGCCAGCGCCGCGACGCCGCGAAAGCGCTTGCGCCACAGCAGATCGATCCCCAACGGCGCCCCGAGAAGCACCGTCGGCTCCTTCGAGACAAAAGCCGCCGCCAGCAGGCCGCCGGCGACGAAGAGCGCCGCCAGATGCCGGCGGGCGAAGCTCTCGTGGTGGCGTAGCCGCCAGCCGATGGCAACCGGAAAAAACAGGCACGCCATGTTGAACACTTCCGGCTGCATCCAGAAAACGTAGACGAAGGCCGCCGAAGCGAAGAAGAAACCGCCCACCCAAAGAGCGACCGGCGTCCCGGGCGGCGCCTCGCGGCCCACCAGCCACAGCCCGGTGCCGAACATCGCCAGGAACAGCACCATGTTCAGGATCACCAGCCCCTGCACACCGAACACGGCGTAGAACGGCACCGCCGCCGCCGAGTAGGGCAGCGGCTTGCCGTAGTGCATCGTCTCGCCGCCGTCGTCGGTAAACAGGATCAAGCCGTAGGGGCCTTGATCCCAGATGCGGTAGGCCCGCCGCAGGTCGCGGTGGTCGTAGGTCAGATCGTGGTCGTGCCACAGACTCTGGGCGATCATCACGTAGGCCGCCTCGTCGGCCACCGGCCCGGGCGGAAAGTGAATCTTGTACAGGGTGCCGGACAGGCCGAGGAGCAGGGCTCCCAGGCAGAGGGCGTGGAGAAGGCGGGACGATGTCATGGTGCGTGGAACCGATGTCCGACGGAGATCGAAGCGTCGGACATCATACCGAGGTCTTGCCTGTCCTTCTCACCAGCCTTCGGCCACGGGGGCGGAAAGCCGGCCGACCGCCTGTAAACTCGGCGCCATGGGGAAACCGACCCTCGCCGTCGACCTGCGAGCCCTGGTTCCGGAGCCGACGGGAATCGGCGTCTACACCGAGCGCCTGCTCGAAGCCCTCGCTGAGCGCGGCACCTTCGAGCTGCTCGGGCTGGCCCACAAACCACCCACCCATGCGGATCAACTGACCGCCGCCGGAGTCGCCCTGGAAGACCAGTCGAGCCCCCTCGGCGTCCTCTGGCAGCAGGTGCGGTTGCCGCTGCGGCTGCGGCGGGGCGATGTCGACCTGGTGTGGTCTCCCATCCTCACCCTGCCCCGCTGGTGCCCGGTGCCCGCCGTCGCCACCGTCCACGACCTGACGGCGATCCACGTTCCCGCGGCGCACACCGCGAAGGTGCGCTGGAGCCTGCGGCCGTTCCTGCGCTCGACGCTGCGCCAGGCCCGTTTCGTGGTGACCCTGTCGCAAGCGGCGGCGGAAGACCTCAAGGCGTTCGAACGGAGCTGCGCCGACCGGCTGCGAGTGGTGCCGCCAGGAGTGGAACCGGCCTTCGCGCCGGCGCCTCCGGCCAGGATCGCTACCATGCGCAACTCTCTCGGCGCACCGGAGGGCTACTGGCTCTTCGCCGGCACCCTGGAACCGCGCAAGAACGTCGGCGCTTTGGTGGATGCCTGGCTCGACCTGCGGCAGCGGCGACCGGACGTTCCGCCGCTGGTGATCGCCGGCGGTGCCGGCTGGGGCAGCGACCCGTTGGCGCAACGCATCGCCTCGCTGCGAGACCAAGGCCTGCACCACGTCGGCCGC
This DNA window, taken from Acidobacteriota bacterium, encodes the following:
- a CDS encoding acyl carrier protein translates to MSTEDKVKGIIVEQLGVESDEVTTGASFTDDLGADSLDIVELVMAFEEEFGIEIPDEEAEKIATVEDAVKYIDANPKSEN
- the fabG gene encoding 3-oxoacyl-[acyl-carrier-protein] reductase, which gives rise to MTRFEGRTALVTGASQGIGEAIARRLSADGATVILAARNRERLEQVAAELTDAGGTAHVFPLDLSDGAAVEERVAELPAEVEILVNNAGITADNLLARMSLDDWDRVLRTNLTGAFVLTKALVRGMMRKRWGRILSVSSVVGLMGNPGQANYAASKAGLVGFTKSLAKELGSRGITVNVVAPGYITTAMTERLPEASRQELTGAIPLKRIGTVDDIAAATAFLASDEAGYITGHVLNVSGGLYI
- a CDS encoding DPP IV N-terminal domain-containing protein; protein product: MRFHLPSRLLLALVAALLVFPVFAEADAAPSTVADEPVRLTLDDIFSPAAMMPRGPSSFAWSPDGATLAFRDRDDEGEALWLLDATEGERSALLRPEEDSEGEGGDAGGGHPGGGAGVGTFHWAPDSSWLLLERDDDLHRLDRASGEVTALTDNELEENDPKISPDGQHIGFVRDDDLWVLEVASGDETRLTFDGRHNRILNGTTDWVYWEELWGRAGTGFWWAPEGDRIAFYRFDEEGVPTYPLIDFQGTYPVIEHQKYPKAGQTNPRVRVGVVEVDSGELLWLSTGDDDREYLARVHWRPDGEAIAVHRINRDQNRLDILLCGTDDGACETVYTETAETWVYIEEKFQFLSDGGFVRDSEQDGWRHLYRHGADGAMTAQLTDGDWAVSSVESIDEGRGEVVFTAFGEGPMGAKDRRVMAVALDGASAPRALTEGAGWHRARVAPKTGHWVHEHSRANDAGGRVVKTADGRQIADLSSQPPALDPAGLPKWEFLTIPGPEGSNLPARLMLPAGVEPGDEGTKRHPVIMYHYGGPASQVVRDAWSVRDGWSRMMATRGFGVLMVDNQASVFFGKTGADRVHRRFGPTNLAAQEAAVAWLKEQSWADAERIGLWGWSGGGSNTLYCLFNSPRTWKAGVAGAPVTRWDLYDTIWTERYLDHPESNEEGYRLSSPVTHAENLDSALLVIHGVADDNVHPQNTLVLANALIQAGKPFEQGIYPGQKHGFRGKSARHFYDHMTRFFERELSNR
- the fabF gene encoding beta-ketoacyl-ACP synthase II, which produces MKRRVVITGVGLLSPLGIGTEVNWTGLLAGRSGIGGITRFDVTDDYPSRIAGEVHGFDPEDFVDKKEVKKSDTFIHYALAAADFALEDSGLVLDDVDRDRAGAMIGSGIGGLPLIESMHETLLNRGPKRVSPFFIPGLIVNMAAGQVSIRHGLRGPNSAPCTACTTGLHAVGDAFRLIQRGDADVMFAGGTEAVITPLSLAGFAAMRALSTRNDEPEKASRPWDKDRDGFVIGEGAGVLVLETLEAAKARGAEIYAEIVGYGMSGDAYHISAPLPDGDGAARAMAEALSDAEVAPETIGYINAHGTSTPLGDLGEVQAVHRIFGDHAHRLAVSSTKSSTGHLLGAAGGLEAGILALALKERTLPPTLNLDEPGEGCDLDFVPHQAREVPNLEAAITNSFGFGGTNGSLVMRRVD
- the fabD gene encoding ACP S-malonyltransferase, with amino-acid sequence MAKTAFVFPGQGSQKVGMGQDWAEGWSEARDVFAEADDVLGFALSTLCWEGPEEDLRLTANTQPALLTVSTAVHRVVARDREAGPGKFEAAAVAGHSLGEYSALVAAGVLTFADALRLVRRRGEQMQLAVPAGEGTMAAILGLDGDALAAITGEAAGDQVCSVANYNAPGQIVIAGHRAAVERAVELAKPAGAKKAVMLPVSAPFHCSLMAPAREAMAEALAATEFRDPSVPVVTNVDARPVTSGAQARDALVRQIDSPVRWVESIETMVGELGVGRFCELGPGKVLCGMIRRIARGSSQVAIGEAEAYRALEA